CACGTCGAGGCGATCGCCAAGAATCTTTTCGTCCATGACGACAAGAAGCAGCGCTATTATCTGATCACCGTCAAGGAAGAAAAGCGCGTCGACCTGAAAGACTTCAAGGCGCGCTTCGGCACGCGCCGCCTCAGTTTCGCCTCGGAAGAAGAGCTGAACCGGATCCTCGGCCTCGCCAGGGGCTCGGTCACGCCCTTCGGCGTCCTCAACGACGAAGGGCGCCAGGTGACGGTTTATTTCGACGACGATTTCCGCGGCAGAAAGATGGGCATCCACCCCAACGAAAACACCGCCACCGTCTACGTGAAGACCGAAGACGTGGCGCGCCTGATCACGGCGCACGGCAACGAACTGAACTTCGCCCGCTTCTGATACCGATTTTCAATGTCGAAAGCGGCCGGAGACTGATGACATTCGACTCATCAGCCTCCGGCCGCTTTTTTCGGTTCGGCGGGCGTTTCGCTTTCATCCTTCGGCGGGAGGAACGGCGCTCTCTTTGGCCGCGGGGCCGGAATACTGGCCGAGCAGCAGGGCGAAATAGAAGTTGAAACAGGCATGGAAGCTGTGGATATCCTCGCCGGTGAGGCGCTTGATCTTCTCGAGACGGTAGATCAGCGTGTTGCGGTGGATGTGGAGCCG
This sequence is a window from Pyramidobacter sp. YE332. Protein-coding genes within it:
- a CDS encoding prolyl-tRNA synthetase associated domain-containing protein, whose product is MNKREVIAMLDAEGIAYEKVEHDPVYTIDEMLALGLPHVEAIAKNLFVHDDKKQRYYLITVKEEKRVDLKDFKARFGTRRLSFASEEELNRILGLARGSVTPFGVLNDEGRQVTVYFDDDFRGRKMGIHPNENTATVYVKTEDVARLITAHGNELNFARF